In one window of Gemmatimonadota bacterium DNA:
- a CDS encoding DUF1854 domain-containing protein codes for MSSLPNLTGDLSLLSPRDIRLYLDDFDDLTLDLRGEIHERIGVQRAFPLNASTKFIVLQNPDGSEIGIVRDMVDLDPDSRDALEIALEQAYFMPRILKINSIVSNFHVPTWDVETDRGHRVFEIPSSKRDVRVIDDVRVILRDADGNRYEIVDYRRLDPDSITFVETIV; via the coding sequence ATGTCTTCACTCCCAAACCTGACCGGCGACCTCTCCCTTCTCTCGCCCCGCGACATTCGCCTGTATCTCGACGATTTTGACGATCTCACACTCGACCTGCGCGGTGAAATCCACGAGCGGATTGGTGTACAGCGCGCTTTCCCCCTCAACGCGTCCACAAAATTTATTGTGCTACAAAATCCAGATGGCAGCGAAATAGGCATAGTGCGCGACATGGTCGATCTCGACCCAGACAGCCGAGATGCATTGGAAATAGCACTCGAACAGGCATATTTTATGCCGCGCATTCTAAAAATAAATAGCATTGTTTCCAATTTTCACGTCCCCACATGGGATGTGGAAACAGATCGCGGGCATCGCGTATTTGAAATCCCCAGCAGCAAACGCGACGTGCGCGTAATTGACGACGTGCGCGTGATCTTGCGAGACGCCGATGGCAATCGCTATGAGATCGTAGATTACCGCCGCCTCGACCCCGATAGCATTACATTCGTAGAAACCATTGTTTGA